One genomic region from Artemia franciscana chromosome 17, ASM3288406v1, whole genome shotgun sequence encodes:
- the LOC136037934 gene encoding WASH complex subunit 1-like, whose amino-acid sequence MAPEGFLDMRSSLMDAIRQAGGAGKAKLKSVVKTTSEEPTQEITRGDKSKSAVKPGGDLMSDLMAKLSTRRKVIPRLALSLKQANEFILSRTILMSMNSKVNLLANRKMYGSC is encoded by the exons ATGGCACCCGAAGGTTTTTTGGACATGCGCAGTAGCCTAATGGACGCAATTAGACAAGCCGGAGGAGCTGGGAAAGCAAAACTGAAATCTGTTGTTAAAACAACTTCTGAG GAGCCTACTCAAGAAATTACCCGAGGTGACAAGTCGAAGTCTGCTGTTAAACCTGGTGGTGATTTAATGTCAGACCTCATGGCGAAGCTATCTACAAGACGAAAg GTTATTCCCCGACTTGCTCTTTCTCTGAAGCAAGCCAATGAATTCATCCTGAGCAGAACAATACTTATGAGTATGAATTCCAAAGTCAACTTACTTGCTAACCGAAAAATGTATGGTTCCTGTTGA